A single region of the Austwickia chelonae genome encodes:
- a CDS encoding aldehyde dehydrogenase family protein: protein MTEHFINGQWVEAASGDTRTIHCPADGRQVAEVAEGDAQDAALAVAAARRAFDNDEWSAVTSTDRGRLLHAVADQLEHDRDHVAELESLDTGKRFVESQLDMDDIISVFRHFAALAQADGGRVVDTGNPNVSSRIVHEPVGVCALITPWNYPLLQTAWKVAPALAAGNTFVLKPSELTPSSAIWLMRTLDDLGLPAGVANLVLGPGATVGAALVESPDVDLVSFTGGLATGKTIMAAAAGTVKRVALELGGKNPNVIFADADLPAAIDNALTAVFLDSGQVCSAGARLIVEESIHDQVVDELVRRAEAIRLGGPFESAAETGPLISAAHREKVERYVEAALAEGAVLRVGGKRPESPRYEDGFYYLPTILDGCDTRMRCVQEESFGPVLTVETFSGATGREAEDAAIALANDTIYGLAGAVWSENAGRAERVARRLRHGTVWINDYHPYVPQAEWGGMKQSGIGRELGLAGLEEYRETKHIWHNIDPAPAGWFENPQPVAKETTEPEKKETGQPETAEKDDSTAIAVTAPTLDAEPAPKRAPEPELGPLSGPMPIIEPLAVPPLSDALLSQPLPVAVPPVTEPSSEPEKPAEQPESSDPAGEPAVEEVGKADVPAADVDVDRAETTEPSKTPEPGPEVPPAEASAEESAEDLAEESAEKPAEEPAADADVTSESPESAPEPEKDKVTATPSVTEAFAGKSGRSILVDSATTTSRVDIPVVTSLVDIPVVANLADLPIPLSPVPKSTPANADPAAITTKDDEREHHG from the coding sequence ATGACAGAACACTTCATCAATGGGCAGTGGGTGGAAGCCGCGTCCGGCGACACCCGAACCATCCACTGCCCAGCCGACGGACGCCAAGTGGCCGAGGTCGCCGAAGGCGACGCTCAAGACGCGGCACTCGCCGTAGCCGCCGCCCGCCGCGCCTTCGACAACGATGAATGGTCCGCCGTCACCTCCACCGACCGTGGGCGCCTCCTCCACGCCGTGGCCGACCAACTCGAACACGACCGCGACCACGTCGCCGAACTCGAATCCCTCGACACCGGGAAACGCTTCGTCGAGTCACAACTCGACATGGACGACATCATCTCCGTCTTCCGCCACTTCGCCGCGCTCGCCCAAGCCGACGGCGGACGAGTCGTCGACACCGGCAACCCCAACGTCAGCAGCCGCATCGTCCACGAACCCGTCGGCGTCTGCGCCCTGATCACCCCCTGGAACTACCCCCTGCTGCAAACCGCCTGGAAAGTCGCACCCGCGCTCGCCGCAGGCAACACCTTCGTCCTCAAGCCCAGTGAGCTGACCCCCTCCAGCGCGATCTGGTTGATGCGGACGCTCGACGACCTGGGGCTTCCCGCCGGTGTCGCCAACCTCGTTCTCGGCCCGGGTGCCACGGTCGGTGCAGCACTCGTCGAATCACCCGATGTGGACCTGGTCTCCTTCACCGGGGGCCTGGCCACGGGGAAGACCATCATGGCCGCCGCCGCAGGCACCGTGAAACGGGTCGCCCTCGAACTCGGCGGCAAGAACCCGAATGTCATCTTCGCCGACGCCGACCTGCCGGCCGCCATCGACAATGCGCTCACCGCCGTCTTCCTCGATTCCGGCCAGGTCTGCTCCGCCGGGGCACGACTCATCGTCGAGGAATCGATCCACGACCAGGTCGTCGACGAACTCGTCCGGCGTGCCGAGGCCATCCGGCTGGGCGGACCCTTCGAATCGGCCGCGGAGACCGGCCCGCTCATCAGCGCAGCCCACCGCGAGAAGGTCGAACGCTATGTCGAGGCCGCATTGGCCGAAGGCGCTGTCCTGCGCGTCGGTGGAAAACGCCCGGAGAGCCCCCGCTACGAGGACGGCTTCTACTACCTGCCGACCATCCTCGACGGGTGCGACACCCGGATGCGCTGCGTCCAGGAGGAGTCCTTCGGCCCGGTACTCACCGTGGAGACCTTCAGCGGTGCCACCGGCCGTGAAGCCGAGGACGCCGCCATCGCCCTGGCCAATGACACCATCTACGGTCTCGCCGGAGCAGTCTGGAGCGAGAACGCCGGCCGCGCCGAGCGGGTCGCCCGCCGTCTGCGCCATGGCACCGTATGGATCAACGACTACCACCCCTACGTCCCGCAGGCCGAGTGGGGTGGGATGAAACAGTCGGGGATCGGCCGTGAACTCGGCCTCGCCGGGCTTGAGGAATACCGCGAGACGAAGCACATCTGGCACAACATCGACCCTGCTCCGGCCGGATGGTTCGAGAACCCCCAGCCGGTGGCCAAGGAGACGACGGAGCCGGAGAAGAAGGAAACGGGGCAGCCGGAGACCGCGGAGAAGGACGATTCGACCGCGATAGCGGTGACCGCGCCGACCCTGGACGCCGAACCGGCACCGAAACGGGCTCCTGAACCCGAGCTCGGACCGCTGTCCGGTCCCATGCCCATCATCGAGCCCCTGGCCGTGCCCCCGCTGTCGGACGCCTTGCTTTCGCAGCCGCTGCCGGTGGCGGTACCTCCGGTGACCGAGCCGTCCTCCGAGCCGGAGAAACCGGCCGAGCAGCCGGAATCGTCCGATCCGGCAGGTGAGCCCGCCGTTGAGGAAGTCGGGAAGGCCGATGTGCCCGCCGCCGACGTCGACGTCGACAGGGCAGAAACGACGGAACCGTCGAAAACCCCTGAACCCGGACCTGAAGTACCTCCTGCCGAGGCATCGGCCGAGGAGTCGGCTGAGGATCTGGCCGAGGAGTCGGCCGAAAAACCCGCCGAGGAGCCTGCCGCAGACGCAGATGTCACGAGCGAGTCACCGGAGTCAGCTCCTGAACCGGAGAAGGACAAGGTGACAGCCACCCCGTCGGTGACCGAAGCCTTCGCCGGGAAGTCCGGCCGATCGATCCTCGTCGACTCGGCCACCACCACCAGCCGGGTCGACATCCCGGTCGTCACCAGCTTGGTCGACATCCCGGTCGTGGCCAATCTCGCAGACCTGCCGATTCCGCTCAGTCCGGTCCCGAAGAGCACCCCGGCCAATGCCGACCCCGCCGCCATCACTACCAAGGACGACGAGAGAGAGCACCACGGATGA
- a CDS encoding PH domain-containing protein — MDNEQSTLNGPPLAGFALRLPRHRAHPRARHMWRTRAALSWLFLVVPLAGAVWLFENFRGWTVYALIVASVCAVAHVVVMPEWRYRVHRWETDDIAVYTRAGWLTQTSRIAPITRIQTVDSKYGVIHRLFGLGSFTVTTASASGSLEIDGLERQVVEELVSRLTLVTSQDPGDAT; from the coding sequence ATGGACAACGAGCAGTCGACCCTGAACGGTCCACCCCTTGCGGGTTTCGCTCTTCGTCTGCCTCGGCATCGTGCCCATCCTCGGGCTCGACACATGTGGCGGACGCGCGCAGCCCTGTCCTGGCTGTTCCTGGTCGTCCCGTTGGCGGGTGCTGTCTGGCTGTTCGAGAACTTCCGCGGGTGGACGGTCTATGCCCTGATCGTCGCATCGGTCTGCGCGGTGGCCCATGTCGTGGTCATGCCGGAGTGGCGGTATCGGGTGCACCGGTGGGAAACCGATGACATCGCTGTCTACACGCGGGCCGGTTGGCTGACGCAGACCTCCCGGATAGCGCCGATCACCCGTATTCAGACGGTCGACAGCAAGTACGGGGTCATCCATCGTCTGTTCGGTCTGGGCAGTTTCACGGTGACCACGGCGAGCGCGAGCGGGTCGTTGGAGATCGACGGCCTGGAACGGCAGGTCGTGGAGGAGCTGGTCAGCCGGTTGACCTTGGTGACCTCGCAGGATCCGGGTGATGCGACATGA